A section of the Phaseolus vulgaris cultivar G19833 chromosome 8, P. vulgaris v2.0, whole genome shotgun sequence genome encodes:
- the LOC137826851 gene encoding probable glycerol-3-phosphate acyltransferase 2 has product MNPSCTSKIKTASLVHKTQELTNKTVVFEFEGTLLRSTSLFSYFMLVAFEAGGLLRSLILFLSYPLVWLLGEDQLGLKIMVFLSLFGIRKDTFRIGSAILPKFFLEDVGWEGFEAVMRYEKKVALSKLPRVMVEGFLKDYLGVEGVVARDIKSFKGYFLGLFEERKENNTHLYEAKADHEKPIGITGSHIGYIEQQLSPEFKKDCLILSSQERRNWHVLPKERYPKPLIFHDGRLAFRPTPASTLAFFMWLPLGLFLSIFRFTFGIALPFNVSAPILAFSGTRTTVSRPESPLSLVPNEENQKGMLYVCNHRTLLDPLYIAYVLDKPLSAVTYSLSRFNELVSPIRTVRLTRDRERDRATMEKLMSLGNLVVCPEGTTCREPYLLRFSPLFAELTDDIVPVAVDVTVSMFYGTTASGLKCLDPFFHLMNPNPTHFIEILDQLPRSQTCHEGGKSRIEVANSVQREIANALGFACTSLTRKDKYMILAGNEGVNEGPCHNCN; this is encoded by the exons ATGAACCCCAGCTGCACTAGCAAGATAAAAACGGCTTCTCTTGTCCACAAAACGCAAGAACTGACCAATAAAACAGTGGTTTTTGAATTTGAGGGTACCCTGTTACGATCAACTTCACTGTTCTCTTACTTCATGCTGGTTGCTTTTGAAGCTGGTGGGTTGCTTAGATCTCTCATTTTGTTTCTTTCATACCCTTTGGTGTGGCTGCTGGGTGAAGACCAACTTGGCTTGAAGATTATGGTTTTCTTGAGCCTTTTTGGCATCAGAAAGGACACGTTTAGAATAGGATCAGCTATTCTGCCAAAGTTCTTTCTAGAAGATGTGGGGTGGGAAGGTTTTGAAGCTGTTATGCGGTATGAGAAAAAGGTGGCATTGAGTAAGTTGCCTAGGGTCATGGTTGAAGGTTTCTTGAAGGACTACTTAGGGGTTGAGGGTGTTGTAGCAAGAGACATTAAGTCCTTTAAAGGGTACTTTTTGGGATTGTTCGAGGAAAGGAAAGAAAACAACACTCATTTATACGAGGCAAAAGCAGACCATGAAAAACCTATCGGTATCACTGGTAGCCATATTGGGTATATTGAACAACAACTTTCCCCTGAATTCAAG AAGGATTGCCTAATTCTAAGCTCGCAGGAGAGGAGAAATTGGCATGTCCTTCCAAAAGAGAGGTATCCAAAGCCTTTGATCTTCCATGATGGAAGGTTGGCTTTCAGGCCAACCCCAGCCTCTACTTTGGCTTTCTTCATGTGGCTACCCCTTGGACTATTCCTTTCCATCTTCAGATTCACATTTGGCATTGCGCTTCCCTTCAATGTGTCTGCTCCAATATTGGCCTTCTCAGGGACAAGAACAACCGTTTCAAGACCCGAGAGCCCTTTGTCTTTGGTCCCAAATGAGGAAAACCAAAAGGGCATGCTCTATGTGTGCAACCATAGAACCTTGCTTGACCCACTTTACATTGCATATGTCTTGGACAAACCTCTCTCTGCAGTCACATACAGCTTGAGTAGATTCAACGAGCTTGTTTCCCCCATCAGAACTGTAAGACTAACAAGGGACAGAGAGAGAGACAGAGCGACGATGGAGAAATTGATGAGCCTAGGCAACCTTGTGGTGTGTCCTGAGGGAACAACTTGCAGGGAACCTTATTTGTTAAGGTTCAGTCCTTTGTTTGCTGAGCTCACAGATGACATTGTTCCTGTGGCTGTTGATGTGACGGTTAGCATGTTCTACGGAACAACAGCTAGTGGGCTCAAATGTTTGGACCCCTTTTTTCACCTCATGAACCCAAATCCTACCCACTTCATAGAAATCCTAGACCAGTTACCTCGGTCACAAACATGTCACGAAGGTGGGAAATCAAGAATCGAAGTTGCCAATTCTGTGCAACGTGAGATTGCGAATGCGTTAGGATTTGCATGCACCAGCTTGACCAGAAAAGACAAGTATATGATCTTGGCTGGTAACGAGGGAGTCAATGAAGGGCCTTGCCATAACTGCAACTAG